The genomic window GGGCCTGGCGCAAGATCGTCGACACCAACCTGACCGGGACCTTCATCTGCTCGCGCCAAGCCGCCAGGGTCATGCGCGGGCAGGGGAGAGGGAAGATCATCAACCTCTCCTCAGTCGCCGCCCGGCGGGCCGCCCCCGGGATGGGCATCTACGGCGTGGCCAAGGCCGGTGTGGAGGTCCTGACCAGAGTCCTCGCGGCCGAGCTGGCTCCGTTCAACATCCAGGTCAACGCGGTCGCCCCGGCCATGGTCAGGACCGGCTTCTCCGCTCCCTTCTGGTCCAACGAGGAACTCCACCAGAAGATCGTCGCCGCCGTGCCCGCCGGGCGCCTGGCCGAGCCGGCCGACGTCGCCCACGCCGTCCTCTTCCTGGCCTCCGACGTGTCCGGCTACATCACCGGTCAGACCCTGGTCGTCGACGGCGGGGCGTCGGCGGTCTAGATGCGCTGAGGGGGAGACTCAGATGGTTGACGCGGTCATTGTCGACGCCTGCCGCACCGCGGTCGGTGTGCACGGCGGAGCTCTCTCGGCGGTCCGCCCCGACGACCTGCTGGCCCTGGTCTTCAGGGCCCTGGTCGGGCGGGTGGGAATCGACCCAGCCGTTCTCGATGAGGTCTACGCCGGCTGCGCCAACCAGGCCGGCGAGGACAACCGGAACGTCGCCCGAATGGCCGTCCTCCTGGCCGGGTTCCCGGACAGCGTGCCGGCGGTGACGGTCAACCGGCTCTGCGCCTCGAGCCTGGAGGCTGTGGTCCAGGCCGCCCGGGCGGTGCGGGTGGGCGACTCCTCGGTGGTCATCGCCGGCGGCGTCGAGTCGATGAGCCGGGCCCCCTTCGTCATCCCCAAGCCAGAGCAGGCTTTCGCCACGGGCAACCGGACGGCCTATGACACGACCATCGGTTGGCGCTTCGAGAACCCGCGGCTGGCCGCCATCATCCCCCTCGAGTCGATGGGTGAGACGGCCGAGAACATCGCCGAGCGCTGGGCCATCCCCCGTGAGGACCAGGACCGCTTCGCCCACTGGTCGCACCAGAAGGCCGTCGCCGCCGTCGACGCCGGCCGGTTCAAAGACGAGATCGTCCCGGTCGAGGTCAGGGACCGCAAGGGCCGGGTCACCCTGGTCGAAGTCGACGAGGGACCGCGGCGGGACACTACCCCCGAGAAGCTGGCCGCCCTGCCGTCGGCCTTTCGCAAAGGAGGCACGGTCACCGCCGGCAACTCCTCGAGCCTCAACGACGGGGCGGCGGCGGTCCTGGTGATGAGCCGCGAGCGCGCCGGAGGACTGGGTCTGCGACCGGTGGCCCGGGTGGTGGCCTCGGCCTCCGCCGGTGTCGACCCTAGGGTCATGGGCATTGGGCCCGTGCCGGCGACCCGCAAGGCCTTGCAGCGGGCCGGCTTGACCCTCGCCGACATCGGGTTGATCGAACTGAACGAGGCCTTCGCCGTCCAGGCTGTGGCCGTTCTACAAGAGCTTGGCCTTGACCCTTTCGACCCGCGGGTCAACCCCAATGGCGGGGCCATTGCCATCGGGCACCCGCTCGGTTGCAGCGGCGCCCGCCTCGTCACCACCCTCGTCCACGAGCTGAAGCGGCGCCCCGACGTCCGCTACGGCCTGGCGACGATGTGCGTGGGCGTGGGGCAGGGCCAGGCGGTGGTGGTCGAGAGGGCGGGGTGATTGCACTGGACCTCCCCAACGCATCCTGAGGACCATATATGAAGGGTACTACGACACATTTGCGCAATACATGGATGAAGAACCCAGCAGAAGTTCCAAGATTTATGTCCCAATTGACATCAGCAGGATTTCAAGAAAACTGAAAGTGGACCCGGATACCGTCTTCGGAAGGCTCTATTACCACCTAGACAAGAAGCACGGCCATAAGCAGGCAGATGGTTCGAGCGTGCACCTTTTCATGCTTAGCGCAGGCCAAGACCGTCACA from Bacillota bacterium includes these protein-coding regions:
- a CDS encoding SDR family oxidoreductase, whose translation is KVILITGGSRGIGYELARLCLEQQARVIICARKREGLEAARAGLAAAAGAGTDERLLTMAAHVAEEDQVERLFAATLGTFGRLDVLVNNVGMNLLTPAVADAELGAWRKIVDTNLTGTFICSRQAARVMRGQGRGKIINLSSVAARRAAPGMGIYGVAKAGVEVLTRVLAAELAPFNIQVNAVAPAMVRTGFSAPFWSNEELHQKIVAAVPAGRLAEPADVAHAVLFLASDVSGYITGQTLVVDGGASAV
- a CDS encoding thiolase family protein: MVDAVIVDACRTAVGVHGGALSAVRPDDLLALVFRALVGRVGIDPAVLDEVYAGCANQAGEDNRNVARMAVLLAGFPDSVPAVTVNRLCASSLEAVVQAARAVRVGDSSVVIAGGVESMSRAPFVIPKPEQAFATGNRTAYDTTIGWRFENPRLAAIIPLESMGETAENIAERWAIPREDQDRFAHWSHQKAVAAVDAGRFKDEIVPVEVRDRKGRVTLVEVDEGPRRDTTPEKLAALPSAFRKGGTVTAGNSSSLNDGAAAVLVMSRERAGGLGLRPVARVVASASAGVDPRVMGIGPVPATRKALQRAGLTLADIGLIELNEAFAVQAVAVLQELGLDPFDPRVNPNGGAIAIGHPLGCSGARLVTTLVHELKRRPDVRYGLATMCVGVGQGQAVVVERAG